One part of the Meleagris gallopavo isolate NT-WF06-2002-E0010 breed Aviagen turkey brand Nicholas breeding stock chromosome 20, Turkey_5.1, whole genome shotgun sequence genome encodes these proteins:
- the KIF2B gene encoding kinesin-like protein KIF2B: MNSMASKFGLIQLGSCVEIKHSSGRTCQAVVTKLHESTSSITVEWLERGTSQAKQVDLQVIFDLNPHLAPRSRLTSSAETSLSARGFQSTVSESLPQPTKMEMCWDSRSPVVARPQTGTRWMTPCMWQTDRLLKQQEYHQLDAQEKPARRDSTSPHARSDIVALIQECRNHLNGKAPWASMPCQPRRISVCVRKRPLNQREAELNDTDVVTVSCQGMVIVHEAKQKLDLTQYLNNQVFRFDHAFDDHATNELVYRHTAQPLVDIIFQGGMATCFAYGQTGSGKTHTMRGSISSKGIYVLVAEDVFRRLQYPNYQKLELWVYGAFFEIYRGKVFDLLNRKKRLRVLEDGKKETQVVGLCEEEVTSVEDVIRLIETGSNCRMAGQTSANTQSSRSHAIFQLILKKRGQLYAKFSLIDLAGNERGADVTTADKQTRLEGADINKSLLALKECIRALGHNKTHTPFRASKLTQVLRDSLIGENSYTCMIATVSPGIRSCEHTLNTLRYANRVKELVVDLNSLKQPFQIVSSLPQQPRFGVQANKEALSKAFSSNGTGETLKKRKEINEKTLMEKHQKSLRWLKELLEVAAGTVRNVDIYAAQFQSFLDQEIGILTEIREKVRLFPPAACKEEQDSNQSCTKRSRAL, translated from the coding sequence ATGAACAGTATGGCCAGCAAGTTTGGGCTCATCCAGCTGGGCAGCTGTGTGGAAATCAAGCACAGCAGTGGGCGCACATGTCAGGCAGTAGTGACAAAGCTCCAtgaaagcacctccagcatcACTGTGGAATGGCTTGAGAGAGGGACCAGCCAGGCCAAACAGGTGGACCTCCAGGTCATCTTTGACCTCAACCCTCATCTAGCCCCAAGGAGCAGACTCACAAGCAGCGCTGAGACCTCACTGTCAGCCAGAGGTTTCCAGAGCACAGTGAGTGAAAGTCTGCCACAGCCCACCAAAATGGAAATGTGTTGGGACAGCAGGAGCCCTGTGGTTGCCCGGCCTCAGACAGGAACGAGATGGATGACACCATGCATGTGGCAGACGGACAGGCTGCTGAAACAGCAGGAATACCATCAGCTGGATGCGCAGGAGAAGCCAGCTCGAAGGGACAGCACATCACCCCATGCCAGGAGTGACATAGTGGCCTTGATCCAGGAGTGCCGCAACCACCTGAATGGCAAGGCACCATGGGCCTCCATGCCATGTCAGCCTCGCCGCATCAGTGTGTGCGTTCGCAAGCGGCCCCTGAACCAGCGGGAGGCCGAGCTCAATGACACCGATGTGGTGACAGTGTCCTGCCAGGGCATGGTGATTGTGCATGAAGCCAAGCAGAAGTTGGATCTCACACAGTATCTGAACAACCAGGTCTTCCGATTCGACCATGCCTTTGATGACCATGCTACCAACGAGCTGGTGTACAGGCACACCGCCCAGCCCCTCGTGGATATCATCTTCCAGGGAGGCATGGCCACCTGCTTTGCCTATGGCCAGACTGGCAGCGGCAAGACACATACCATGCGGGGAAGCATCTCTAGCAAAGGAATCTACGTCCTGGTCGCTGAGGACGTCTTCCGCAGGCTGCAGTACCCTAATTACCAGAAACTGGAGCTTTGGGTCTATGGAGCCTTCTTTGAGATTTATAGGGGCAAAGTGTTTGACCTTCTGAACAGGAAGAAGCGGCTGAGGGTGCTAGAGGATGGTAAAAAGGAGACCCAGGTGGTAGGCCTGTGCGAGGAAGAGGTCACCAGCGTGGAAGATGTCATCAGGCTAATTGAAACAGGCAGCAACTGTCGCATGGCAGGCCAGACTTCGGCCAACACTCAGTCCTCCCGGAGCCACGCCATCTTCCAGCTCATACTCAAGAAGAGAGGACAGTTGTATGCCAAATTTTCCCTAATTGATCTGGCTGGGAATGAAAGAGGAGCTGATGTCACAACTGCAGACAAGCAGACGAGGCTGGAGGGCGCTGACATTAATAAAAGCCTCTTGGCACTCAAGGAATGTATCAGGGCATTGGGGCATAACAAAACCCACACCCCATTCAGGGCTAGCAAGCTCACCCAAGTCCTGAGGGACTCTCTTATAGGGGAAAACTCATACACCTGCATGATTGCCACTGTCTCTCCAGGAATAAGATCCTGTGAGCACACCCTTAACACCCTGCGATATGCCAACCGTGTGAAGGAGCTGGTTGTGGACCTAAATTCTCTTAAACAGCCTTTTCAGATCGTGTCCAGCTTACCACAGCAGCCGCGGTTTGGGGTGCAGGCAAACAAGGAAGCTTTGTCCAAGGCGTTTAGTTCGAACGGCACCGGGGAAAccctgaaaaagagaaaagaaataaatgagaaaacactTATGGAGAAGCATCAGAAATCTCTGCGATGGTTGAAAGAACTCTTAGAGGTGGCTGCAGGAACAGTCAGGAATGTAGATATATATGCTGCACAGTTTCAATCATTTCTGGATCAAGAAATTGGCATCTTGACTGAGATTCGAGAAAAAGTCAGATTATTCCCGCCAGCAGCTTGCAAGGAGGAACAGGACAGCAACCAGAGCTGCACTAAGAGGTCCCGTGCACTGTGA